The nucleotide sequence TTTAGGGTTCATGCTTATAAGGAGTGAGAGGGTTTCCTCCTCCCTTTTTATAAAGAGATCACCACCATTTTCTATTATGAACTGGTTAACTCCCATCTCCTCCAGTTTCCTACCTACAAAGAGGTTTACAGCTCCAGCAACTCCCGCCATCGGACCAACCCCACACTTTCTACACTCAACTGCCATCTTCCTAACAACCTTTGGGGCAATAGGTTCAACTTCAACTGGAGTTAAAGAGGTAAAGAACTCCTCCTTAGAGCTCCCGTAAACTTCTATCTGGGAACGGAGCTCCACTACAAACTCTGAAATCCCTTCCCTCAAATCGGGAGAGTAAAGGCTTTCAGGAACGGCAATCCAGAGGTCACTCTCTCCGGCTATAACCTCAAAGGATTTAAAGCCCTTAGGGTTTTGAAATCTCCTGTAATACCTCTTCTCAGGCCTTACCATTACATCTCTTCTACCAGTTTTGAAATCTCCTTGGAGCGTTCAGTAGCCCTCTTTACAGCCTCAATAAATGCAAAGCGGGCACCCTTTTCCTCAAGGACTGAAAGCCCCTCAATCGTCGTTCCGGCAGGGGATGAGACCTTGTCCTTTAAAACCTCCGGGTGTTCATCCCTTGACATGGAAGCACACCCCTCAAGGACCTGAAAGGCTATCTCCTTTGAAATCTCTCTACTCAAACCGACCCTTACGCCTGCATCGCTTAAAGCCTCTATAAGGAGGAAAATAAAGGCTGGGGAACTTCCGGCAGCTCCGGTAAAGGCATCAAAGAGGTTCTCCGAAAGTGAGTAAACCTTTCCCGTTGCCTCTAAGAGCCTCTTTATTCTCTCTACCTCTTCCTCCAAAAGCCTTTTGTTCTCACAGAAGGCAATTACCCCCTTCCTAACCTTTACCAAAATGTTCGGCATAATCCTCACTATCTTCTTATCATCTCCGATTACCTGCTCAATCTTCCTTATAGGGTAGCCGGCTGCCATTGAGACAACTATCTGAGCGGCAGTTACAGTGTCCTTAATTTCCTCTAAAACGGAAGTCAAAACTTGAGGCTTAACGGCTAAAAAGATCACGTCACTGTTAAGAACAACGTCAACGTTTCTCTTAAAGGTCTTTACTCCAAACTTCTCTTGGAGCTCCTTTAATCTTGATTCATTAACGTCAGATACGCAGACCATGCTGGGCAAAATAAGCTCCTCTCCAACGAAGGCTCCAATAAAGGCTTCAGCCATGTTTCCACCACCGATAAATCCAATCCTCAAATTCATAGTTCCTCCATTTAAAGAAAAATTTCCTATATTATAGTTTGCAAACTTGCCCGGGTGGCGGAACTGGCAGACGCGGGGGACTCAAAATCCCCTGGCCGCAAGGCCGTGCGGGTTCAAGTCCCGCCCCGGGCACCAATCTAAAACTCAGGATAGAGTTGCCCTCCTCCAGATAACTCAAAGGAACTTTCCCTATATCCGCCAACAAACTCTACTGCTACTTTAAAAGCTTCATCAACTTTAAACCCTTTAGAAAGGAGAGATAAAAAGGAGGAAGAAAAGGCACAGCCGGTTCCCCTCACCACTCTGCTATCCTTTTTGTGAACAAACTTTTCCACCAATTTACCATTAACGATTAAGAGGTCTTCAACCTCTTTTTCGCCTTTGGGAGCTCCTTTCACTACCAGAACTCTTTCTTTAAAAACTTCTCCAAAAGACGGCTCAAGCCTTTTAAATTCTGAGTAATTAGGAGTTATCACCGTGGAAACTTCAATTAGAGGAGCTATAGCCTTTAAGTCCTCAACGAACTCCTTCCCAAAGGTCGGAGCTAAAACGGGGTCAAAAACAACCGGAACGCCTAATTTACCTATTCTTTCGGCTATTTTCCGATTTACCTTTTCTTCTCTGTGAGGTAACCCCAACTTTACCCCTTTAACGGGAATTTCCTCAAGAACAGCGTCAAGCTGCTCTAATAAAAAATCACCTTCAACGAAATCAACTTCCTTTACTCCCTTTGTATTCTGAACTGTATTCGCCGTTATTACTGCACACCCTAGAAAGCCAAAGTGGCGAAAGGTTGCATAGTCCCTTAAGATTCCGGCCCCTCCGGTCGGGTCAAATCCGGCAATGGAAAGGAGAAAGTCCATCACAATACCTCCAGAAATTAAAGATATAATTAGCCCACAAAATAGGAGGTTGGAGATGAAGATAGCCCTTGCCTGCGATCACGGAGGTTTTAGGCTCAAAGAGGTAATTAAATCCTACCTTGAAGAACTGGGAATTGAGTACGTTGACTACGGAACTTACTCTGAAGAATCGGTTGACTATCCAGACTTTGCCTATAAAGCGGCCAAAGGAATAGTAAACGGAGAGGCCGACAGGGGAATCTTTATCTGCGGAACCGGCATAGGGATATCAATAGCTGCGAACAAGGTTAAGGGAATAAGAGCAGCTTTATGCTACAACGTTTACGCAGCCGAAATGAGCAGGCGCCACAACGACGCAAACGTCCTGTGTTTAGGAGGCAGAGTAATAGGGGATGAACTTGCAAAGAGGATAGTGAAGGCGTGGATTGAAACTCCGTTTGAGGGAGGAAGACACGAAAGGAGAGTAAATAAGATATCTGAAATTGAGAAAAACGAATGGGAGGATAGTTAAATGAAGCACCTTAAGAGCGTTGACCCTGAAATTTTTGAGGCCTTAAAGTGTGAGTACAGGAGACAGAATGAGCACCTGGAACTGATCGCTTCTGAAAACTTTACTTCCCCAGCAGTTATGGAAGCCCAAGGAAGCGTTCTAACAAACAAGTACGCTGAAGGGTACCCGGGAAAGCGCTACTACGGAGGTTGTGAGTGCGTTGACGTTGCAGAAAGGTTGGCAATTGAAAGGTGTAAGGAGCTCTTTAAAGCTGAGCACGTCAACGTTCAGCCCCACTCCGGTTCCCAAGCAAACCAGGCCGTTTATTTAGCAGTTTTAAAACCAGGAGATACGATTCTCTCAATGAACCTCTCCCACGGAGGACACCTTTCCCACGGCTCTCCAGTCAACATGACCGGAAAGTACTTCAACGTAGTTCAGTACGGGGTTAGGAAGGATACAGAAACTATAGATTTTGACCAAGTGTACCAGCTCGCAAAGGAGCACAAGCCTAAGCTGATAATATGCGGCGCTTCAGCCTACCCAAGAGTTATTGACTTTGACAAGTTCAGGGAGATTGCCGATGAGGTCGGAGCTCTCCTCCTTGCAGACATTGCCCACATTGCCGGCCTTGTGGTAGCAGGTCTCCACCCCTCCCCCATTGAGGCTTGCCACTTCGTAACGACGACCACCCACAAGACACTGAGGGGACCAAGGGGCGGAGTTGTAATGTGTAAAGAGGAGTTTGCAAAAGATATAGACAAGGCCGTCTTCCCCGGCCTCCAGGGTGGACCACTTATGCACGTAATTGCCGCAAAGGCCGTTGCCTTTAAAGAGGCCCAAACTGAAGAGTTCAAGAAGTATCAAGAGCAGGTAGTTAAAAACGCTAAAGTAATGGCAGAAGAGCTCCAGAGGCAGGGCTTCAGGCTAGTTTCCGGAGGAACAGACAACCACCTAATGCTAGTTGACCTTACAGATAAGGGAATAACAGGAAAAGAGGCAGAAGCAGCCCTTGGTAGAGCAAATATTACAGTTAATAAGAACACGATTCCTTTTGATACGAGAAGTCCTTTTGTTACAAGCGGTATAAGAATTGGAACTCCTGCAATAACGACAAGAGGAGTAAAAGAGGACGAAGCCAGGAGAATCGCCCAGCTTATAGCCAAAGTCTTAAACAACATTAACGATGAGAAAGTCATTGAGAAAGTTAAGTCTGAAGTTCTTGAAATTTGTACAAAACATCCTTTGTACCCTGAACTAAAAGATCTTTACTCTTAAAATTTGAAGGAGGGGATATCCCCTCCTATTCCTCTCTTAAATCTCAATTATCCCCTTTCCAAAGGTTTTAAAAAGAGTTATCTTAAATTAAATGATTCTTTTAGGGGGAAGGGATGAATAGTAAAAACTTAATAAAGAAATCAGCCCAAAAAGCAAGTGAAGAATTAATAAAAAATCTCTCTCTAATAAGCTATTCAGAAATCTCAGAGAAGAAGGTAGAAAATATAAAAAAGGTAATTTTAAAATTCCTTAGCAAGGAACTAGAAGTTTCCGAAGCTATTAAAGAAATAATTAAAAACAAGCTACCTTTCTTCTTAATTCAAAAATTTATTGAAAATTTCAAGGTGGAACTCGCTAAAGAAATTGCAGTAGAAAACCCAGACTCTAAGGAAGAAACAAAAACGATTAAAGCTAAACTTCAAAATTTGGAAAATGAAATTGCAAAAGAATACCTAAAAATTAATATTGGAGAATTGGAAGATATAAAAAACTCTAAACTTAAAAAGTATGCCCTCTATAGAGCCCATGCAAATTACATAGAAAGGATAATTGAGTCCGTACGAAGAGAAGAATTATCAAAATTCCCACTCGAGAGCTATACAGAAAGCGATTTTAAGACAAGCATTTACTACCCCGAGAGTATAATGGCCTGCATGAACGCTTATTTATGTGATTACCTTGAAAACCTTGAAAAAGCTGTATTTAGAGCTGCAAAAGCTTTCTTTATCCTTTTGAAGAAAGGAAACTACACCGAAGGGCTCTTAGCATTTGGAGAATTAAAAGAGTTAGCACTAAAAGTCAGCCAGAAACTTGCAGAACTTTACTTTCAAGCATTTACAAAAGGAGATTCTAACTTTATAAAGTTAGTAGAGTATTTAAAAGAATTCTATCCAAAGCAATTCATTGCTGCTCTTGATTTTGCGGACTTAAAGAAACTGAACAGAACTCTTTCCGAAGCCAAGGTGGATAAAATCCTTGAGGAAACCGAAAAGGTAATCCAAAATTTTTTTGAAAGCCAGAAAAAAAACTATCTAGCAGTGAGGGGTATTAATCACAATTTTCTAATTCTAGGAGTAGGTATTGAAGAGGAGAAATTTGAAAAAGACATAAAAAAATTAACTGTTTTGCTAGAAAAAACTTTAAAGCAAATAGGCACAGAAGCACCATTTAGAGTTTATGGTTTCCTATTAGATGAACGCTTTGAAGGATTTGAAAATCGCCTTAATAATCTCTTAACTAAGCTAAAAGAGATTTCAAAAAAAGAAGAAAAACAAGTTTTCATTATTACAAATGAAGAGGGAATTGAAAAACTATTTAAGTGGCAAAAAGAACAGCTTAGAAAAATCTCATTTATAACAGGTAAAATCAATAACAACAATATAGAAATTGTTTTTCAACCCATAGCCGATAGCAAAACTTTCAATATAATAGCCCTTGAAACTCTATTTAGATTAAGGGATGGAGATTCTCTTGTACCTCCCGGGCTTTTTATAGATTTAATCTATCAATTCAACTTGATAACTAATATAGATAAAATTGTTCTTAAAAGAATTTTAGAGCAAAAAGATCTCGTAGCTTCAGTAACTACTAACTTGTTCATAAATGTAAGTCCTCAATCTCTTTCCTCGGTATCTTTCTTAAAGAAACTAGACAACTTTCTCAAAAAAATGGAAAACTTTTCCATCTTTTTAGAAATAACTGAGCAGAGACTCCTTGAAAATGCTTGTGAACTTAAACAAATTTCGAAAAAATATCCTAACCTTAAGTTCGCAATTGATGATTTTGGAAGTGGTTATTCCTCTTTTAAACTAGTAATAGACCTTGCAGAAAACAGAACTCTTGAAGTACTAAAACTTGATGGCTCTTTCACTAAAAAAATCTCATCAAGTCAATTCACAAGAAACGTAGTAAAAGCCATAGGTTCCCTTTCTAAGAACCTTGGAATCAAAACCGTTGCGGAATTTGTTGAAGAACCAGAGGCAGCAGAAATCCTAAAAAAAGAAGGCATTGATTTCCTTCAAGGTTATTTCATTTCAAAACCAAAAACTATTGAAGAAATAATCTACCAAGCTGAAAAGGTTAGCAACTTCTAACCCTGCTATAATTCTCTCAACTTCAAAGCAGGAGAAGAGGTATGAAAGTAGTTAACCTGAGGAAAGAAGGTTGGAAGAGGGAGCCGGAACTCGTAAGGATAAAGAACAGAGGACAAGGCCTTGAAAGTAAGTTCGCCCAGTCGGTCCTTGAGATAATAGAAAACGTTAGAAACTACGGAGACAGTGCCGTTTTCTCCTACGCCAAAAAGTTTGATAAAGTTGATTTAACTCCTGAAAACGTAAAAGTATCAGATAAAGAGGTAGAGGAGGCCTTTAAGAAAGTTCCCAAAGAGGTTGTAGAAGCCTTAAAGTTTGCCGTTGAAAGGGTAGAGAAGTTCCACCAGCACCAGAAAGAAAACTCATACTTCGTGACGGAGCCAGGAATAGTCCTCGGTCAGAAAGTAACCCCCCTTGAAAAGGTTGGAGTTTACGTTCCTGGAGGGAAAGCCGCGTATCCCTCTTCAGTAGTTATGAACGTCGTTCCCGCGAAAGTCGCAGGGGTTGAAAGGGTAGTAATGATAACCCCGGCAGTAGGTTCCCTTGAAATTAACCCATATACCCTGGTAGCTGCAAAGCTTTCTGGAGTTGACGAAATCTACAGAGTAGGAGGAGCTCACGGAGTAGCAGCAATAGCGTTTGGGACGGAAACTATTCCAAAAGTTGACAAGATAGTTGGTCCAGGGAACATCTTCGTTGCCCTTGCAAAGAAGTTCTTATTTGGAACAGTTGACATTGACATGGTTGCAGGCCCAAGTGAAATCCTCGTTATAGCAGATGAAACTGCAAACCCAGACTGGGTTGCAACAGACCTCCTCTCACAGGCAGAACACGACGAACTTGCAGGAGCCTTCTTAGTAACCCACGATAACCGTATAGCAGAAGAGACTGTAAAAGCAGTCCATGAAAAACTTAAAAGGTTAAAGAGAAAAGAAATAGCCGAAAAGTCAATAGAAAACTTTGGAACAGTATTCCTAACTAGAGACGTTTACCACTCTTGCCAAGTTGCAAACGAAATAGCTCCAGAACACCTTGAGGTCGCAACGAAGGAACCCTTTGCCCTTCTTGATTACATAAAGCACGCAGGAGCAATCTTCTTAGGCCACCATACCTGTGAAAGCTTAGGGGATTACGTCTTAGGGCCAAACCACGTTTTACCAACTGGAGGAAGTGCCAGGTTCTTCTCTCCTTTAGGAGTTTACGACTTCGTTAAGCGCTCATCAGTCCTCTACGTAAGCCAAGAAGGGTTTAATAGGGTATCTGGACCTGCAAGGGAACTTGCAGAGTGTGAAGGTCTTGAAGCCCACAGATTGGCTGTCGAAGTAAGGGAAGCTATTAAACTGGTTGCAAAAAGCCTTGAGAGGGTTTAGATGAAGAACCTCCTTTCCGCCGATCAGATAAGCAGGGAGCTCTTTAACGAAATCTACCTAACCGCCCTCTCGGTTAGAAGAGCGCTGAGGGAAGGAAGGAAGAAGTTCAACGTCCTGAGGGGAAAGTGCGTTGTAAACCTCTTCTTTGAACCTTCAACAAGAACCCGCTCCTCATTTGAGAAGGCTGGAAAGTTCCTCTCTGCAGACGTTATAAACATCTCAACGTCAGCTAGCTCTGTAAAGAAGGGAGAAAGCCTAATTGACACTGTTAAAAACCTTGACATGATGCACCCAGACATAATCATCTTAAGGCACCCCTGCGAGGGAGCTCCCTTTTTAGCACAGAAGTTCGTAGAGGCTTCAATAGTTAACGCAGGAGATGGAAGACACCAGCACCCAACTCAGGCGCTCCTTGACTGTGCAACCTTAACAGAACACTTTGGTTCTTTAGAGGGAAAGAGAGTAACAATACTTGGAGACATTGCAAACAGCAGAGTTGCCCGCTCAGATGCCATACTTTTAAGGGAATTAGGAGCAGAAGTATTCATCTACGGCCCATCACCAATGATGCCCAGAGTCCCTGAAGCCCTTGGAGTAAAGAGGTTAAACTCCTTTGAAGAGGTAAAGGAAATTTCAGACGCGGTAATTCTCTTAAGGATTCAGTTAGAGAGGCAAAATGCAAAGAAAACCTTCCCCTCTGTTAGGGAATACTCAGAGCTCTTTGGAATAAACAGGAGAAAGTTAGAAGAGTTAAAACCGGGAACCGTAATCCTCCACCCAGGCCCCTTTAACAGGGGAGTTGAGATAACGGGAGACGTAGCCTACAGTAAGAGGTCTTTAATCTTCCCTCAGGTTGAAATGGGACTTTCGGTAAGGATGGTAGTCCTCTCCCTCCTGTGCGGAAGGCTTGAAAAGTTAAGGGAGGAAATTCAATGAAAAGGAAAATAACGATAGGTATCCTCACACTTGCCACCCTTTTAGCAGGCTGTTTTGAGGGTGGAGTTTTAAATAAGGATTTAATCTTTAAAAGCGAAAACGGAAACGTTACATTCAGCCACGTTTACCATGTAAAGGTAAAAAAACAGCACTGCTCCTACTGCCACCCGAAACTCTTTAAGAAGAAGTTTGGAGCGGATAAGTTCACCATGAAAGACATATGGGAAGGTAAATTCTGCGGAGCTTGCCACAACGGCAGCAAAGCCTTCAGTGCAAAGGATCCCAAAAACTGCTCAAGGTGCCACAAACAAAAAGTTGGAGAGGCTAAATGAGGCTTTTAATAAGGGGAGCTAAAGTTATTGACCCTTTTCAAGGGATAGAGGGTAGAAGGGAAATCCTTATAGAGAACGGAAGGATAGTAAAGATCTCAGAAAGGATAGATAAAGTAGAAGCTTCCCAGGTAATTGATTTAGACGGTCTAATTTTAACTCCCGGTTTAATAGACCTCCACTCCCACTTAAGGGAGCCTGGTCAGGAGTGGAAGGAGGACATAGAGAGCGGTTCAAACGCTGCAGTTGCCGGCGGAATAACTTCAGTCTGCTGCATGGCAAACACCCAGCCGGTTAACGATAACCCCTCCGTTACAAGGTACATAATTGAAAGGGCAAGGGAAGTTGGCCTCTGTGACGTCTTTCCGGTAGGAGCTATAACGAAAGGCTTAAAAGGAGAGGAGCTTGCAGAGATAGGATTAATGGTAAAGGCAGGAATAGTTGCCATCTCGGACGATGGGGAGACTCCAAGGGATAGCAGAGTGTTAAGGAACGCAATGGACTACGCTAGGAGCCTAGGAATTCCCGTATTTACCCACTCAGAGGATAAGACTCTCTCTGCCGGCGGCCATATGAATGAAGGTTACCTATCAAGTCTCCTCGGCGTTCCGGGAATGCCTAAGGAAGCAGAAGAGATAGGAACTGTTAGAGACCTAATAGTGGCAAAACTAACAGGTGCCCATATCCACGTTTGTCACGTCTCCACAAAGGGAGCTCTAAAGGCCATAGAAGAGGCTAAAAAGGATGGAGTAAGAGTTACCTGTGAGATAACTCCCCACCACTTTACACTAACTGAAGAGGCAGTAAAGGAGTTTGATACAAACGCAAAGATGTGCCCACCTTTAAGGGATAAAGAGGACCTTTCAGCCTGCAGAGAAGCTTTAAAAAACGGTACTGCAGATGCAATAGCAACGGACCACGCTCCCCACTCGGAGGACGAAAAGAGCGTTGAGTTCTGCGCCGCTCCCTTTGGAATAATCGGATTCCAGACTCTTCTTCCCCTATCCCTGAACCTAGTTAGGGAGGGCTACCTCACACTCTCCCAAATGGTTGAGAAGCTATCAACTAACCCTGCAAGGATTATTAGGAAGAGGGATATAGGAAATCTGAAAGAGGGAAGCAGAGCAAACATTACAATCTTTGACCCAGACGAGGAGTACACATTAACAGAAGAGTTAATCCTTTCAAAGAGTAAGAACAGCCCCTTCCTAGGCTGGAAGTTAAAGGGAAGAGTGAAGTTTACCATCTATAATGGTAAAATCGTATATAAATCCTAAACTGGAGTTACTATGGCCCAACCAACACCTGCACCGGGAATTAGCTTCTTTGACATATTCTGGCTTCTAATCATCTTCTTCTCCCTCTGGCCCCTCTTCCAGCAGAAAAACCTTGAGTGGGCAAGGTTAAGACTCATAAGGGAAATTGAAAAGAAGAGGAAATCAAGAGTAATAACGATGATTCACAGGCAGGAACGCCTTGCCCTTATGGGATTTCCACTTGTAAGGTTCATAACAATTGAGGACTCTGAAAGGGTCCTTAGGGCAATAAGAATGACTCCAGACGATATGCCCATAGACTTCATAATTCACACACCTGGAGGACTTGCCCTTGCAGCAACTCAGATAGCATCAGCCCTTGCTAAACATAAAGCCCCAGTAAGGGTAATAGTCCCCCACTACGCCATGAGCGGTGGAACGCTCATAGCCCTTGCCGCAGATGAAATAGTAATGGATGAAAACGCCGTCCTGGGACCACTAGACCCCCAACTCGGCCAGTTTCCTGCACCTTCAATAGTAAAGGCAGTTAAGGAAAAGTATCAGGAAGGTAAAGGAAGCATTAAAGATGAAACTTTAATACTTGCAGACGTTGCAGAGAAAGCTTTAGTCCAAATGAAGAGCACAATCTTAAGAATCTTAACTAAAAAGGGGCACGACGAGAAAAAAGCAGAGAAAATTGCCGAACTTTTAACTTCAGGCTACTGGACCCACGATTACCCACTTACAGTTGAAGTAATAAAAGAGCTCGGGCTAAACGTTTCAACCGACGTTCCAAAAGAGGTTTACGAACTTATGGAGCTCTACTACCAACCGGTAGGTCAGCCTTCAGTCCAGTACATTCCAATCCCTTACGGAGAACCTAAGAAAGGGGAGGTACCAGTTAGAAAACCGCATTAGGAGCAGATATGTTTAAAGTAGGAGACAAAGTGGCATATCCCCCCCACGGAGTAGGAATAATTGAAGGGATGGAGGAAAGGGAAATAGGGGGGAGAAAGATACTCTACTACAGAATTAACCTAGTTGGAAAGAACATGTCAATTCTAGTTCCTGAAACCGGAACTGAAAGTAGCGGAATAAGGCCGGTACTCTCGGAGGAGGAAATAGAGGAGATATTCAACTACCTTTCTGAGGTTCCAAAAGGTATAAGTGAAAAGTGGACGGTAAGACACAGACTTAACGTTGATAGGTTAAAAACGGGGGACATTAAAGAGCTTGCCACGGTAGTAAGGAACCTTTCCTACCGTTCTAAGGATAAAGAGCTCTCCTACTCTGAAAAGAGGATGTTTGAAGAAGCTTTCAATAAACTCTCTGAGGAAATTGCCCTTTCACTGGGAGAACCTGTAAGGAAAGTAAAGCAGAAAATAAGGAAAATCCTCAGAGAGGTTAAGAAGTCGTGAGTAAAATTATTGGGGCCTTCTTCCTAGCCCTTATTGTAATCTACCTAATAATCTTTAAAAACTACGGTTTCACCTTAACCCAGTCTCTAATCCTCGGAATCTTCATAACCGCTGCAGCTTTCCTCCTCTATCAGTTCATCCTGAGGAAGAAAATCTCTGTTAAACTAATACTCCTCTTTTCAGCCGGATTTTTCCTAGGCCTTTGGCTTGCAAAGGGTATAACCCTTTCCCTCTACTCTCTATTTACAAACTTCCCCTACCTTCAGGAAATTCTCTTTATAACTCTTCCATACCTCTTTGGACTGCTCGCCGTTGAAATAGGGAGGAAAAAGCCCTTAACGGAAATTTTGAAGGAGGAGAGCTCCCTCTACTGCACACCTAAAGTCCTTGACACAAGTGCAATAATAGACGGAAGGGTGTACGAAATTGCAAAACTCGGCTTTATAGAGGGAAAAATAATAGTTCCAAGGTTCGTCCTTGAAGAACTCCAGAACCTTGCAGACTCAACAGACCCGCTGGTGAGAACTAAAGGGAAAAAGGGTCTTGAGATAGTTACTAAGATCAGGACTTTAGAGAAACCTCCAGTTGAAATCTACGAAAGGGACTTTCCGTGGATTAAAGAGGTTGATACAAAACTCGTAGAACTGTGTAAGAGGCTAAAGGCAAAACTCATAACAACAGACTACAACTTAAACAAAGTGGCAACAATAAAGGGGGTAGAGATACTCAACATTAATGACCTTGCAAATGCCCTTAAACCGGTTGTGGCAGTTGGAGAAGAACTCGTAATTTTCCTAGTAAAGGAAGGAAAAGAGAAAAACCAGGCTGTTGGCTACCTTGACGACGGAACAATGGTAGTTGTTGATAACGCAAAGCACCTTATAGGACACAAAGTTAAAGTAGCAGTAAACAACATACTCCAAACCTCAGCAGGAAAGATAATCTTTGGAAGGTTGAAAGAGGTAGTAAAGTGAGAGTTGCAGTAGTGCCGGCTGCCGGAATAGGAAGGCGGTTCGGTGGGAAGAAACAGTTTTTCAAAATAGGCGGTAGAGAGATCCTAGAGTATCCCTTAAAGGTTCTCAACAAGAGTGACCTGATAGACGGGATAATACTAGTTCTCCCTCAGGAGGATTTAAAGAGAGGAGAAGAGCTAAAGGAAAAGTTCCCAAAACTCCTTAGGGTAATTCCCGGAGGGAAGGAGAGACAAAGCTCGGTATACAGAGGGCTTCTTGCAGCAGAGGAGTTCTCTCCAAAAGAGGTTATCGTTCACGATGGAGTAAGGCCGGTAATAGAGCTTTCAACTATAAGTGACATGGTGATAGCCCTTTCAGACTACCAGTCGGACGGTATAGTTCTAGGAGTAAAGCCAAAGGAAACGGTTAAAGAGGTGGAATCACCACTAGAACCTGGAGATTTTATCGTTAAGAGGACCTTAAACAGGGATAAGCTAATTCTGGTTCAAACTCCTCAGCTCTTTAAGTTCAGAGTTCTTCTAGAGTGCCATAAAAGGGCTGAGAAAGAGGATTTCTTTGCAACAGATGATGCAGCGCTCCTTGAGAGGTACGGATACACTGTTATATCTATTCCTGGAGACTACAGGAACTTAAAGATAACAACTCCCGAAGACCTAAAAGTTGCAGAGCTCTTTTTGAAGGAGATTGGAGCCATTCCAGATTAATTTCCTAGGAGAGAAGATGGAGCTCCTAAGAGAAGTACCCCTCTTTTCAGAACTATCCCAGGAGCAGATTAAAGAGATTACCTCAATATCCTTAGTAAAGAAGTACACAAAGAACCAAACTATCTTCTCTCCGTTTCAAAAAGGCGAATACTTCTTCATTCTAAAGAGGGGGAAAGTAAAAGTCTATAAAACCTCAAGAGATAAGGAGCAGATAATAAGAATCTTTGACAAGCCAACCATGTTTGGAGAAGCAGCAAGTTTTACCGGAAAGAACTTTCCGGCATGGGCAGAAGCTATTGAAGACTCTGAAGTCATACTAATACCAAGGAGGGACTTCCTATCCCTCATAAAGAGGGATCCAGAAATAGGAATGAAGCTAATGTCTGTAATGGCACAGAGGCTCGTTTACCTAACTAACGTTATAGAGAGCCTGTCCCTTAAAAACGCCCTTTCAAAGATCTCCTTATACATACTGAGGAAATCTGAGGAGGAGGGGCAGGAAGTAGAGTTCAGTACAAACCTTGCAGCCATGGAGTTAGGACTTACAAAAGAAACGGTTTCCAGAATGCTCAGCAAACTCAAAGAGATGGGAATTATTGAAAAGGATAGGAACAGAATAAAGATT is from Thermovibrio guaymasensis and encodes:
- the hisD gene encoding histidinol dehydrogenase, whose translation is MKVVNLRKEGWKREPELVRIKNRGQGLESKFAQSVLEIIENVRNYGDSAVFSYAKKFDKVDLTPENVKVSDKEVEEAFKKVPKEVVEALKFAVERVEKFHQHQKENSYFVTEPGIVLGQKVTPLEKVGVYVPGGKAAYPSSVVMNVVPAKVAGVERVVMITPAVGSLEINPYTLVAAKLSGVDEIYRVGGAHGVAAIAFGTETIPKVDKIVGPGNIFVALAKKFLFGTVDIDMVAGPSEILVIADETANPDWVATDLLSQAEHDELAGAFLVTHDNRIAEETVKAVHEKLKRLKRKEIAEKSIENFGTVFLTRDVYHSCQVANEIAPEHLEVATKEPFALLDYIKHAGAIFLGHHTCESLGDYVLGPNHVLPTGGSARFFSPLGVYDFVKRSSVLYVSQEGFNRVSGPARELAECEGLEAHRLAVEVREAIKLVAKSLERV
- a CDS encoding aspartate carbamoyltransferase catalytic subunit; this translates as MKNLLSADQISRELFNEIYLTALSVRRALREGRKKFNVLRGKCVVNLFFEPSTRTRSSFEKAGKFLSADVINISTSASSVKKGESLIDTVKNLDMMHPDIIILRHPCEGAPFLAQKFVEASIVNAGDGRHQHPTQALLDCATLTEHFGSLEGKRVTILGDIANSRVARSDAILLRELGAEVFIYGPSPMMPRVPEALGVKRLNSFEEVKEISDAVILLRIQLERQNAKKTFPSVREYSELFGINRRKLEELKPGTVILHPGPFNRGVEITGDVAYSKRSLIFPQVEMGLSVRMVVLSLLCGRLEKLREEIQ
- a CDS encoding cytochrome c3 family protein — translated: MKRKITIGILTLATLLAGCFEGGVLNKDLIFKSENGNVTFSHVYHVKVKKQHCSYCHPKLFKKKFGADKFTMKDIWEGKFCGACHNGSKAFSAKDPKNCSRCHKQKVGEAK
- a CDS encoding dihydroorotase, with translation MRLLIRGAKVIDPFQGIEGRREILIENGRIVKISERIDKVEASQVIDLDGLILTPGLIDLHSHLREPGQEWKEDIESGSNAAVAGGITSVCCMANTQPVNDNPSVTRYIIERAREVGLCDVFPVGAITKGLKGEELAEIGLMVKAGIVAISDDGETPRDSRVLRNAMDYARSLGIPVFTHSEDKTLSAGGHMNEGYLSSLLGVPGMPKEAEEIGTVRDLIVAKLTGAHIHVCHVSTKGALKAIEEAKKDGVRVTCEITPHHFTLTEEAVKEFDTNAKMCPPLRDKEDLSACREALKNGTADAIATDHAPHSEDEKSVEFCAAPFGIIGFQTLLPLSLNLVREGYLTLSQMVEKLSTNPARIIRKRDIGNLKEGSRANITIFDPDEEYTLTEELILSKSKNSPFLGWKLKGRVKFTIYNGKIVYKS
- a CDS encoding SDH family Clp fold serine proteinase gives rise to the protein MAQPTPAPGISFFDIFWLLIIFFSLWPLFQQKNLEWARLRLIREIEKKRKSRVITMIHRQERLALMGFPLVRFITIEDSERVLRAIRMTPDDMPIDFIIHTPGGLALAATQIASALAKHKAPVRVIVPHYAMSGGTLIALAADEIVMDENAVLGPLDPQLGQFPAPSIVKAVKEKYQEGKGSIKDETLILADVAEKALVQMKSTILRILTKKGHDEKKAEKIAELLTSGYWTHDYPLTVEVIKELGLNVSTDVPKEVYELMELYYQPVGQPSVQYIPIPYGEPKKGEVPVRKPH
- a CDS encoding CarD family transcriptional regulator, with the translated sequence MFKVGDKVAYPPHGVGIIEGMEEREIGGRKILYYRINLVGKNMSILVPETGTESSGIRPVLSEEEIEEIFNYLSEVPKGISEKWTVRHRLNVDRLKTGDIKELATVVRNLSYRSKDKELSYSEKRMFEEAFNKLSEEIALSLGEPVRKVKQKIRKILREVKKS
- a CDS encoding PIN/TRAM domain-containing protein, translated to MSKIIGAFFLALIVIYLIIFKNYGFTLTQSLILGIFITAAAFLLYQFILRKKISVKLILLFSAGFFLGLWLAKGITLSLYSLFTNFPYLQEILFITLPYLFGLLAVEIGRKKPLTEILKEESSLYCTPKVLDTSAIIDGRVYEIAKLGFIEGKIIVPRFVLEELQNLADSTDPLVRTKGKKGLEIVTKIRTLEKPPVEIYERDFPWIKEVDTKLVELCKRLKAKLITTDYNLNKVATIKGVEILNINDLANALKPVVAVGEELVIFLVKEGKEKNQAVGYLDDGTMVVVDNAKHLIGHKVKVAVNNILQTSAGKIIFGRLKEVVK